The following proteins are co-located in the Primulina tabacum isolate GXHZ01 chromosome 11, ASM2559414v2, whole genome shotgun sequence genome:
- the LOC142517910 gene encoding putative transcription factor GLK1 isoform X6, with protein MDSKSVSEISACADEKPEIITHVSTLVSDDKISEESNSNKEVKAASVSTSASNQCSGSSLIQGEETVTNSKGTFVVNPSFGEAEKGSKSSVHLKNPVGKKKVKVDWTPELHKKFVQAVEQLGLDKAVPSRILELMGIDCLTRHNVASHLQQKYRSHQKHVLSREAEAASWSRRRHGGAGRPDAKSWVVPTMGFPPVTAFPHYKPLHVWGHPSADQSFMHLWPYNQVPTPSPSPVWASDHPSPPSLSNDPNFWYFLHHNVPAPGMPCFTTPFMPTTFPSPTVQGMYRVDPVVGVPTIAPGRILPEPPCDFHQ; from the exons ATGGACTCAAAAAGTGTTTCTGAAATCTCAGCTTGTGCCGATGAGAAACCAGAAATAATTACTCATGTTAGTACGTTAGTATCCGATGATAAAATATCTGAAGAAAGTAATTCAAACAAAGAAGTAAAGGCAGCCTCTGTTTCAACCTCAGCCTCAAACCAGTGTTCAGGATCAAGCTTGATTCAGGGAGAGGAAACTGTGACTAACAGTAAAGGAACATTTGTTGTTAATCCATCTTTTGGAGAGGCTGAGAAAGGAAGTAAATCTTCAGTTCACTTGAAAAATCCTGTAGGCAAGAAGAAAGTGAAG GTTGATTGGACGCCTGAGCTGCACAAAAAGTTTGTGCAGGCAGTGGAACAGCTGGGTTTGGATAAGGCTGTGCCTTCAAGGATTTTGGAGCTCATGGGAATTGATTGTCTCACTCGCCATAATGTTGCCAGCCATCTACAA CAGAAATATCGATCACACCAGAAACATGTGCTTTCTCGAGAAGCCGAGGCTGCAAGCTGGAGCCGAAGGAGGCATGGTGGGGCAGGCAGGCCAGATGCAAAATCTTGGGTTGTACCTACCATGGGCTTCCCCCCGGTGACAGCATTTCCTCATTATAAACCCTTACATGTATGGGGTCATCCATCAGCGGACCAATCATTTATGCACTTGTGGCCTTACAACCAAGTCCCCACACCATCTCCCTCACCTGTTTGGGCCTCAGATCATCCTTCGCCGCCATCACTATCTAATGACCCTAATTTTTGGTATTTCCTCCACCACAAT GTTCCGGCACCAGGAATGCCTTGCTTTACAACGCCTTTTATGCCCACG ACATTTCCATCTCCTACTGTACAAGGCATGTACAGAGTGGACCCTGTTGTTGGTGTCCCGACTATAGCCCCTGGACGAATACTGCCTGAACCACCATGTGACTTTCATCAG TAA
- the LOC142517910 gene encoding putative transcription factor GLK1 isoform X3, whose amino-acid sequence MDSKSVSEISACADEKPEIITHVSTLVSDDKISEESNSNKEVKAASVSTSASNQCSGSSLIQGEETVTNSKGTFVVNPSFGEAEKGSKSSVHLKNPVGKKKVKVDWTPELHKKFVQAVEQLGLDKAVPSRILELMGIDCLTRHNVASHLQQKYRSHQKHVLSREAEAASWSRRRHGGAGRPDAKSWVVPTMGFPPVTAFPHYKPLHVWGHPSADQSFMHLWPYNQVPTPSPSPVWASDHPSPPSLSNDPNFWYFLHHNVPAPGMPCFTTPFMPTTFPSPTVQGMYRVDPVVGVPTIAPGRILPEPPCDFHQVRENIDAIIGDVLSKPWLPLPLGLKPPSTDGVLIELQRQGISKIPPSCA is encoded by the exons ATGGACTCAAAAAGTGTTTCTGAAATCTCAGCTTGTGCCGATGAGAAACCAGAAATAATTACTCATGTTAGTACGTTAGTATCCGATGATAAAATATCTGAAGAAAGTAATTCAAACAAAGAAGTAAAGGCAGCCTCTGTTTCAACCTCAGCCTCAAACCAGTGTTCAGGATCAAGCTTGATTCAGGGAGAGGAAACTGTGACTAACAGTAAAGGAACATTTGTTGTTAATCCATCTTTTGGAGAGGCTGAGAAAGGAAGTAAATCTTCAGTTCACTTGAAAAATCCTGTAGGCAAGAAGAAAGTGAAG GTTGATTGGACGCCTGAGCTGCACAAAAAGTTTGTGCAGGCAGTGGAACAGCTGGGTTTGGATAAGGCTGTGCCTTCAAGGATTTTGGAGCTCATGGGAATTGATTGTCTCACTCGCCATAATGTTGCCAGCCATCTACAA CAGAAATATCGATCACACCAGAAACATGTGCTTTCTCGAGAAGCCGAGGCTGCAAGCTGGAGCCGAAGGAGGCATGGTGGGGCAGGCAGGCCAGATGCAAAATCTTGGGTTGTACCTACCATGGGCTTCCCCCCGGTGACAGCATTTCCTCATTATAAACCCTTACATGTATGGGGTCATCCATCAGCGGACCAATCATTTATGCACTTGTGGCCTTACAACCAAGTCCCCACACCATCTCCCTCACCTGTTTGGGCCTCAGATCATCCTTCGCCGCCATCACTATCTAATGACCCTAATTTTTGGTATTTCCTCCACCACAAT GTTCCGGCACCAGGAATGCCTTGCTTTACAACGCCTTTTATGCCCACG ACATTTCCATCTCCTACTGTACAAGGCATGTACAGAGTGGACCCTGTTGTTGGTGTCCCGACTATAGCCCCTGGACGAATACTGCCTGAACCACCATGTGACTTTCATCAGGTAAGA GAGAACATAGATGCAATCATTGGTGATGTTTTATCAAAGCCATGGCTTCCTCTACCACTTGGACTGAAGCCCCCCTCAACTGATGGCGTACTGATCGAGTTGCAACGTCAAGGGATATCAAAGATTCCACCATCTTGTGCTTAA
- the LOC142517910 gene encoding putative transcription factor GLK1 isoform X2 — protein MDSKSVSEISACADEKPEIITHVSTLVSDDKISEESNSNKEVKAASVSTSASNQCSGSSLIQGEETVTNSKGTFVVNPSFGEAEKGSKSSVHLKNPVGKKKVKVDWTPELHKKFVQAVEQLGLDKAVPSRILELMGIDCLTRHNVASHLQKYRSHQKHVLSREAEAASWSRRRHGGAGRPDAKSWVVPTMGFPPVTAFPHYKPLHVWGHPSADQSFMHLWPYNQVPTPSPSPVWASDHPSPPSLSNDPNFWYFLHHNVPAPGMPCFTTPFMPTTFPSPTVQGMYRVDPVVGVPTIAPGRILPEPPCDFHQFDLPKENIDAIIGDVLSKPWLPLPLGLKPPSTDGVLIELQRQGISKIPPSCA, from the exons ATGGACTCAAAAAGTGTTTCTGAAATCTCAGCTTGTGCCGATGAGAAACCAGAAATAATTACTCATGTTAGTACGTTAGTATCCGATGATAAAATATCTGAAGAAAGTAATTCAAACAAAGAAGTAAAGGCAGCCTCTGTTTCAACCTCAGCCTCAAACCAGTGTTCAGGATCAAGCTTGATTCAGGGAGAGGAAACTGTGACTAACAGTAAAGGAACATTTGTTGTTAATCCATCTTTTGGAGAGGCTGAGAAAGGAAGTAAATCTTCAGTTCACTTGAAAAATCCTGTAGGCAAGAAGAAAGTGAAG GTTGATTGGACGCCTGAGCTGCACAAAAAGTTTGTGCAGGCAGTGGAACAGCTGGGTTTGGATAAGGCTGTGCCTTCAAGGATTTTGGAGCTCATGGGAATTGATTGTCTCACTCGCCATAATGTTGCCAGCCATCTACAA AAATATCGATCACACCAGAAACATGTGCTTTCTCGAGAAGCCGAGGCTGCAAGCTGGAGCCGAAGGAGGCATGGTGGGGCAGGCAGGCCAGATGCAAAATCTTGGGTTGTACCTACCATGGGCTTCCCCCCGGTGACAGCATTTCCTCATTATAAACCCTTACATGTATGGGGTCATCCATCAGCGGACCAATCATTTATGCACTTGTGGCCTTACAACCAAGTCCCCACACCATCTCCCTCACCTGTTTGGGCCTCAGATCATCCTTCGCCGCCATCACTATCTAATGACCCTAATTTTTGGTATTTCCTCCACCACAAT GTTCCGGCACCAGGAATGCCTTGCTTTACAACGCCTTTTATGCCCACG ACATTTCCATCTCCTACTGTACAAGGCATGTACAGAGTGGACCCTGTTGTTGGTGTCCCGACTATAGCCCCTGGACGAATACTGCCTGAACCACCATGTGACTTTCATCAG TTTGATCTGCCAAAGGAGAACATAGATGCAATCATTGGTGATGTTTTATCAAAGCCATGGCTTCCTCTACCACTTGGACTGAAGCCCCCCTCAACTGATGGCGTACTGATCGAGTTGCAACGTCAAGGGATATCAAAGATTCCACCATCTTGTGCTTAA
- the LOC142517910 gene encoding putative transcription factor GLK1 isoform X4, giving the protein MDSKSVSEISACADEKPEIITHVSTLVSDDKISEESNSNKEVKAASVSTSASNQCSGSSLIQGEETVTNSKGTFVVNPSFGEAEKGSKSSVHLKNPVGKKKVKVDWTPELHKKFVQAVEQLGLDKAVPSRILELMGIDCLTRHNVASHLQQKYRSHQKHVLSREAEAASWSRRRHGGAGRPDAKSWVVPTMGFPPVTAFPHYKPLHVWGHPSADQSFMHLWPYNQVPTPSPSPVWASDHPSPPSLSNDPNFWYFLHHNVPAPGMPCFTTPFMPTTFPSPTVQGMYRVDPVVGVPTIAPGRILPEPPCDFHQPKENIDAIIGDVLSKPWLPLPLGLKPPSTDGVLIELQRQGISKIPPSCA; this is encoded by the exons ATGGACTCAAAAAGTGTTTCTGAAATCTCAGCTTGTGCCGATGAGAAACCAGAAATAATTACTCATGTTAGTACGTTAGTATCCGATGATAAAATATCTGAAGAAAGTAATTCAAACAAAGAAGTAAAGGCAGCCTCTGTTTCAACCTCAGCCTCAAACCAGTGTTCAGGATCAAGCTTGATTCAGGGAGAGGAAACTGTGACTAACAGTAAAGGAACATTTGTTGTTAATCCATCTTTTGGAGAGGCTGAGAAAGGAAGTAAATCTTCAGTTCACTTGAAAAATCCTGTAGGCAAGAAGAAAGTGAAG GTTGATTGGACGCCTGAGCTGCACAAAAAGTTTGTGCAGGCAGTGGAACAGCTGGGTTTGGATAAGGCTGTGCCTTCAAGGATTTTGGAGCTCATGGGAATTGATTGTCTCACTCGCCATAATGTTGCCAGCCATCTACAA CAGAAATATCGATCACACCAGAAACATGTGCTTTCTCGAGAAGCCGAGGCTGCAAGCTGGAGCCGAAGGAGGCATGGTGGGGCAGGCAGGCCAGATGCAAAATCTTGGGTTGTACCTACCATGGGCTTCCCCCCGGTGACAGCATTTCCTCATTATAAACCCTTACATGTATGGGGTCATCCATCAGCGGACCAATCATTTATGCACTTGTGGCCTTACAACCAAGTCCCCACACCATCTCCCTCACCTGTTTGGGCCTCAGATCATCCTTCGCCGCCATCACTATCTAATGACCCTAATTTTTGGTATTTCCTCCACCACAAT GTTCCGGCACCAGGAATGCCTTGCTTTACAACGCCTTTTATGCCCACG ACATTTCCATCTCCTACTGTACAAGGCATGTACAGAGTGGACCCTGTTGTTGGTGTCCCGACTATAGCCCCTGGACGAATACTGCCTGAACCACCATGTGACTTTCATCAG CCAAAGGAGAACATAGATGCAATCATTGGTGATGTTTTATCAAAGCCATGGCTTCCTCTACCACTTGGACTGAAGCCCCCCTCAACTGATGGCGTACTGATCGAGTTGCAACGTCAAGGGATATCAAAGATTCCACCATCTTGTGCTTAA
- the LOC142517910 gene encoding putative transcription factor GLK1 isoform X1, with translation MDSKSVSEISACADEKPEIITHVSTLVSDDKISEESNSNKEVKAASVSTSASNQCSGSSLIQGEETVTNSKGTFVVNPSFGEAEKGSKSSVHLKNPVGKKKVKVDWTPELHKKFVQAVEQLGLDKAVPSRILELMGIDCLTRHNVASHLQQKYRSHQKHVLSREAEAASWSRRRHGGAGRPDAKSWVVPTMGFPPVTAFPHYKPLHVWGHPSADQSFMHLWPYNQVPTPSPSPVWASDHPSPPSLSNDPNFWYFLHHNVPAPGMPCFTTPFMPTTFPSPTVQGMYRVDPVVGVPTIAPGRILPEPPCDFHQFDLPKENIDAIIGDVLSKPWLPLPLGLKPPSTDGVLIELQRQGISKIPPSCA, from the exons ATGGACTCAAAAAGTGTTTCTGAAATCTCAGCTTGTGCCGATGAGAAACCAGAAATAATTACTCATGTTAGTACGTTAGTATCCGATGATAAAATATCTGAAGAAAGTAATTCAAACAAAGAAGTAAAGGCAGCCTCTGTTTCAACCTCAGCCTCAAACCAGTGTTCAGGATCAAGCTTGATTCAGGGAGAGGAAACTGTGACTAACAGTAAAGGAACATTTGTTGTTAATCCATCTTTTGGAGAGGCTGAGAAAGGAAGTAAATCTTCAGTTCACTTGAAAAATCCTGTAGGCAAGAAGAAAGTGAAG GTTGATTGGACGCCTGAGCTGCACAAAAAGTTTGTGCAGGCAGTGGAACAGCTGGGTTTGGATAAGGCTGTGCCTTCAAGGATTTTGGAGCTCATGGGAATTGATTGTCTCACTCGCCATAATGTTGCCAGCCATCTACAA CAGAAATATCGATCACACCAGAAACATGTGCTTTCTCGAGAAGCCGAGGCTGCAAGCTGGAGCCGAAGGAGGCATGGTGGGGCAGGCAGGCCAGATGCAAAATCTTGGGTTGTACCTACCATGGGCTTCCCCCCGGTGACAGCATTTCCTCATTATAAACCCTTACATGTATGGGGTCATCCATCAGCGGACCAATCATTTATGCACTTGTGGCCTTACAACCAAGTCCCCACACCATCTCCCTCACCTGTTTGGGCCTCAGATCATCCTTCGCCGCCATCACTATCTAATGACCCTAATTTTTGGTATTTCCTCCACCACAAT GTTCCGGCACCAGGAATGCCTTGCTTTACAACGCCTTTTATGCCCACG ACATTTCCATCTCCTACTGTACAAGGCATGTACAGAGTGGACCCTGTTGTTGGTGTCCCGACTATAGCCCCTGGACGAATACTGCCTGAACCACCATGTGACTTTCATCAG TTTGATCTGCCAAAGGAGAACATAGATGCAATCATTGGTGATGTTTTATCAAAGCCATGGCTTCCTCTACCACTTGGACTGAAGCCCCCCTCAACTGATGGCGTACTGATCGAGTTGCAACGTCAAGGGATATCAAAGATTCCACCATCTTGTGCTTAA
- the LOC142517910 gene encoding putative transcription factor GLK1 isoform X5, which translates to MDSKSVSEISACADEKPEIITHVSTLVSDDKISEESNSNKEVKAASVSTSASNQCSGSSLIQGEETVTNSKGTFVVNPSFGEAEKGSKSSVHLKNPVGKKKVKVDWTPELHKKFVQAVEQLGLDKAVPSRILELMGIDCLTRHNVASHLQQKYRSHQKHVLSREAEAASWSRRRHGGAGRPDAKSWVVPTMGFPPVTAFPHYKPLHVWGHPSADQSFMHLWPYNQVPTPSPSPVWASDHPSPPSLSNDPNFWYFLHHNVPAPGMPCFTTPFMPTTFPSPTVQGMYRVDPVVGVPTIAPGRILPEPPCDFHQFTLAL; encoded by the exons ATGGACTCAAAAAGTGTTTCTGAAATCTCAGCTTGTGCCGATGAGAAACCAGAAATAATTACTCATGTTAGTACGTTAGTATCCGATGATAAAATATCTGAAGAAAGTAATTCAAACAAAGAAGTAAAGGCAGCCTCTGTTTCAACCTCAGCCTCAAACCAGTGTTCAGGATCAAGCTTGATTCAGGGAGAGGAAACTGTGACTAACAGTAAAGGAACATTTGTTGTTAATCCATCTTTTGGAGAGGCTGAGAAAGGAAGTAAATCTTCAGTTCACTTGAAAAATCCTGTAGGCAAGAAGAAAGTGAAG GTTGATTGGACGCCTGAGCTGCACAAAAAGTTTGTGCAGGCAGTGGAACAGCTGGGTTTGGATAAGGCTGTGCCTTCAAGGATTTTGGAGCTCATGGGAATTGATTGTCTCACTCGCCATAATGTTGCCAGCCATCTACAA CAGAAATATCGATCACACCAGAAACATGTGCTTTCTCGAGAAGCCGAGGCTGCAAGCTGGAGCCGAAGGAGGCATGGTGGGGCAGGCAGGCCAGATGCAAAATCTTGGGTTGTACCTACCATGGGCTTCCCCCCGGTGACAGCATTTCCTCATTATAAACCCTTACATGTATGGGGTCATCCATCAGCGGACCAATCATTTATGCACTTGTGGCCTTACAACCAAGTCCCCACACCATCTCCCTCACCTGTTTGGGCCTCAGATCATCCTTCGCCGCCATCACTATCTAATGACCCTAATTTTTGGTATTTCCTCCACCACAAT GTTCCGGCACCAGGAATGCCTTGCTTTACAACGCCTTTTATGCCCACG ACATTTCCATCTCCTACTGTACAAGGCATGTACAGAGTGGACCCTGTTGTTGGTGTCCCGACTATAGCCCCTGGACGAATACTGCCTGAACCACCATGTGACTTTCATCAG TTCACTCTTGCACTTTGA